From the genome of Uranotaenia lowii strain MFRU-FL chromosome 1, ASM2978415v1, whole genome shotgun sequence, one region includes:
- the LOC129738055 gene encoding uncharacterized protein LOC129738055 has protein sequence MYMVWQAICSCGKRSAPFVTTGTVNEQVYLKECLQMCLLSLLKQPEGPTIFWPDLALYHCSKDVLEWYEANGVTSVPKEMNPPNAPELRSIEKYWAIMKQAFRKNPKVVKSEADFKRKWISVKKNYSLTFYRTLWTG, from the coding sequence ATGTACATGGTGTGGCAAgcgatctgctcttgcggaaagCGGAGCGCCCCCTTTGTGACGACCGGCACGGTAAACGAGCAGGTTTACCTTAAGGAATGCCTACAGATGTGCTTACTATCACTATTGAAGCAGCCCGAGGGCCCGaccatcttctggccggatctcGCTTTGTACCACTGTTCAAAAGACGTGTTAGAGTGGTACGAAGCCAACGGGGTCACCTCCGTGCCAAAGGAAATGAACCCGCCCAACGCGCCGGAGCTTCGCTCAATAGAGAAAtattgggcgattatgaagcaggccTTCCGGAAGAACCCGAAAGTTGTCAAATCGGAGGCGGACTTCAAgagaaaatggatttctgttaaaaaaaactacagccTGACGTTTTATAGAACCTTATGGACGGGGTAA
- the LOC129738056 gene encoding uncharacterized protein K02A2.6-like: MSRRNGNPVEVGDFPEEEGDVPAASMAEVMRQMANQNSRLMALLEQFTGGANPAAQRGAPEQIIESLSTAIKEFHFDPENGLTFDRWFSKYEDLFRQDGRNLDDPAKVRLLLRSLSIPVHEKFLNYLLPDHPRNFTFDEVVDKLKAIFGQQKSLFSKRYDCLQIIKNEADDFVTYAGAVNRQCEEFELQRLTANQFKSLVFICGLKSAKDADIRTRLLSKLESDAAEINIDGLVTECQRLSNLKHDVAMVEKKHSSSMVQAVRQFKKQSSHQSKQPPPANDKVPPSPCWQCGAMHFVKDCNFAKHICKQCGKIGHREGYCSCSSKFSASSSAGDKRGKPKNRTLRMKTIQLKQIRSRRRYLTVDFNGVQVKLQLDCGSDISVVSQDVWNKIGGPTINATQMQATTASGGPLELLGEFTSSVTISNVTREEQCYVTSVNNLNVIELDWMDAFDLWPKPLAAQCNQVNLSKFLNNDQHFLTRFPEVFQNGLGHCTKTKVGLNLKPGALPVFRPKRPFPFHATQKVDEELERLQRLDIITPIDFSDWAAPIVVVKKPGGKVRICADYSTGLNAALEANNYPLPTPEDIFTKLAGKRVFSIIDLSDAYLQVEVDDKSKKLLTINTHRGLFRFNRLAPGVKSAPGAFQQLMAKMIAGLKGVDAFLDDIIIHSEDDEKHYASLTALFKRLRDYGFHLRLEKCRFNQKEIKYLGHIVDPNGIRPDPAKIQAISQMPAPTDVTTLRSFLGAVNFYGKFVREMHQLRHPLDKLLKKDAKFIWNQECQLAFSNIKRILQSNLLLTHYNPEHDIIVAGDASKTGIGAVIMHRFPNGSVKAIAHASKSLNQAEQNYSQIEKEALALVFACTKFHRMLWGRRFTLQTDHQPLLKVFGCKKGIPVHTANRLQRWALTLLGYDFAIEFVSTQNFGNAFSNLSNTWFYFY, from the coding sequence ATGAGTCGTCGCAACGGAAATCCGGTCGAAGTCGGAGATTTTCCTGAAGAGGAAGGAGATGTTCCTGCAGCTTCGATGGCAGAGGTTATGCGTCAGATGGCAAACCAGAACAGTCGTTTGATGGCCCTTCTGGAACAATTCACCGGAGGAGCAAACCCAGCAGCACAGCGTGGCGCACCGGAACAAATTATAGAATCTCTTTCAACCGCTATCAAGGAGTTCCATTTCGATCCTGAGAACGGGTTAACGTTCGACCGCTGGTTCTCCAAATATGAAGACCTTTTCAGACAGGATGGTAGGAACCTGGATGATCCGGCAAAGGTTCGACTGTTGCTGCGTAGCCTGAGCATCCCGGTccatgagaaatttttaaattatctccTACCAGACCACCCACGCAATTTCACGTTCGACGAAGTGGTGGACAAACTGAAGGCGATTTTTGGGCAACAAAAATCATTGTTCAGCAAGCGCTACGATTGCcttcaaataatcaaaaacgaAGCCGACGATTTCGTGACATATGCTGGGGCAGTCAACCGGCAGTGTGAGGAATTCGAGCTACAAAGACTCACCGCTAACCAGTTCAAGAGCCTCGTATTCATCTGCGGTCTTAAGTCGGCAAAGGACGCCGATATCCGGACCCGTCTCCTATCCAAGCTCGAGTCCGATGCAGCTGAAATCAACATCGATGGTTTGGTGACCGAATGCCAGCGCCTGTCAAACCTCAAGCATGACGTGGCGATGGTGGAGAAGAAACATTCATCTTCGATGGTCCAGGCGGTTCGGCAGTTCAAGAAGCAATCGAGCCATCAATCAAAACAACCCCCACCAGCAAACGATAAAGTTCCACCATCTCCGTGCTGGCAATGTGGCGCGATGCATTTCGTCAAGGATTGCAATTTTGCCAAGCACATCTGCAAGCAATGCGGAAAAATTGGGCACCGTGAAGGTTATTGCAGTTGCTCGTCAAAATTTTCTGCATCATCGTCCGCAGGCGACAAGAGGGGCAAACCGAAGAACAGGACATTAAGAATGAAAACGATCCAGTTGAAGCAAATCCGAAGTCGTAGGCGATACCTGACTGTTGATTTCAATGGTGTCCAAGTAAAGCTTCAGCTCGATTGCGGTTCTGACATCTCAGTTGTCTCTCAAGATGTCTGGAACAAGATTGGTGGACCTACAATCAACGCTACCCAAATGCAAGCAACAACCGCATCTGGGGGACCTTTGGAACTGCTAGGAGAGTTCACTTCATCTGTGACCATCAGCAACGTCACGCGAGAGGAGCAATGTTACGTCACTTCGGTCAACAATCTGAACGTCATTGAACTGGATTGGATGGACGCATTTGATCTCTGGCCAAAGCCGCTCGCTGCACAATGCAATCAGGTGAATCTTTCCAAATTTCTTAACAACGATCAGCACTTCCTCACTCGCTTCCCCGAAGTTTTTCAGAACGGTTTGGGCCACTGCACTAAAACCAAAGTTGGCCTGAATCTCAAACCAGGCGCGCTACCAGTTTTCCGACCCAAGAGACCATTTCCATTCCATGCCACTCAAAAAGTCGACGAGGAATTGGAACGACTGCAACGTTTAGACATCATCACACCCATCGATTTCTCCGACTGGGCAGCTCCGATCGTTGTTGTCAAGAAGCCTGGCGGCAAAGTACGCATCTGCGCCGATTATTCCACCGGTCTCAATGCGGCACTCGAAGCAAACAACTACCCTCTTCCAACACCCGAAGACATCTTCACCAAACTGGCTGGTAAGCGTGTCTTTAGTATCATCGATCTTTCCGATGCATATCTGCAAGTGGAAGTGGACGACAAATCGAAGAAGCTGCTGACAATCAACACCCATCGTGGCTTGTTTCGATTTAATCGTTTGGCACCTGGGGTGAAATCCGCTCCCGGGGCGTTCCAGCAGCTGATGGCGAAAATGATAGCAGGCCTGAAGGGAGTTGATGCATTTCTTGACGACATTATCATCCACAGCGAAGACGACGAGAAACATTATGCATCACTAACAGCTCTTTTCAAACGACTCCGAGACTATGGTTTCCACCTGCGCTTGGAAAAGTGCCGTTTCAACCAGAAGGAAATTAAATACCTCGGACACATAGTCGATCCAAATGGAATCCGGCCCGATCCAGCGAAAATTCAAGCTATTTCCCAGATGCCAGCTCCAACTGACGTTACCACTCTGCGGTCATTCCTGGGCGCAGTTAATTTCTACGGGAAATTTGTCCGAGAGATGCACCAATTACGCCATCCTTTAGATAAGCTTCTGAAGAAGGATGCGAAATTCATCTGGAACCAGGAATGTCAACTTGCCTTTTCAAACATCAAGCGGATTCTGCAATCAAATCTGCTCCTCACCCATTACAATCCGGAACACGATATCATCGTGGCTGGTGACGCATCAAAGACCGGCATCGGAGCCGTCATCATGCATCGTTTTCCCAACGGATCCGTGAAGGCAATTGCTCATGCTTCCAAGTCGCTCAATCAAGCTGAGCAAAACTACAGCCAAATCGAAAAGGAAGCACTTGCGTTGGTTTTCGCCTGTACCAAATTCCATCGCATGCTTTGGGGCCGTCGATTCACGTTGCAGACAGACCATCAACCGTTGCTAAAAGTTTTCGGGTGCAAGAAGGGAATACCAGTGCATACTGCCAACCGACTCCAGCGTTGGGCACTCACTCTCCTGGGCTACGATTTTGCGATCGAGTTCGTGTcaacacaaaattttggaaacgctTTTTCTAATTTGTCCAACACGTGGTTTTACTTTTACTAA